In Carboxydothermus pertinax, a single genomic region encodes these proteins:
- the prfA gene encoding peptide chain release factor 1: MFDKLEQLEEKYEELSRLISDPEVISDTKRWQGYVKAHAEIEEIVQVYREYKKTKKEIEDAEMMLDEKLDPEFRELVQRELQELKDRREELEAKLKILLLPKDPNDEKNVIMEIRAGAGGEEAALFAGDLFRMYSKYADRMGWKVEIMDSNPTDLGGFKEVIFTIEGKGVYSRMKFESGVHRVQRVPTTESGGRIHTSTATVAVLPEAEEVEVEINPNDLRIDVFCSSGAGGQHVNKTESAVRITHIPTGIVVSCQDEKSQLKNKERAMKILRARLLDKARQEQEAELASARKSQVGTGDRSERIRTYNFPQNRVTDHRIGLTLHRLDAVLEGDLDEIIDALITTDQAERLKQVDSNA; this comes from the coding sequence ATGTTTGATAAGTTAGAGCAACTGGAAGAAAAATACGAGGAACTTTCCCGGCTTATTTCCGACCCGGAGGTAATCTCTGACACAAAGCGGTGGCAGGGTTACGTCAAAGCCCATGCGGAAATTGAAGAAATAGTTCAGGTCTACCGGGAATATAAAAAGACCAAAAAGGAAATTGAAGATGCAGAAATGATGTTAGATGAAAAACTTGACCCGGAATTTCGGGAACTGGTGCAAAGGGAGCTTCAAGAACTAAAAGACCGGCGGGAGGAATTAGAAGCAAAGCTTAAAATCCTTCTTCTCCCTAAAGACCCCAACGATGAGAAAAACGTCATTATGGAAATCCGGGCGGGGGCCGGTGGGGAGGAAGCAGCCCTTTTTGCGGGTGACCTTTTCCGGATGTATTCCAAGTATGCCGACCGGATGGGCTGGAAAGTGGAAATTATGGACAGTAACCCTACCGACCTAGGCGGTTTTAAAGAAGTCATCTTTACCATTGAAGGTAAAGGGGTATATTCGCGGATGAAATTTGAAAGCGGGGTCCACCGGGTACAAAGGGTTCCTACCACCGAATCGGGTGGCCGGATTCATACCTCTACCGCTACGGTAGCGGTTTTACCGGAAGCGGAGGAAGTGGAAGTGGAGATAAACCCCAATGACCTAAGAATCGATGTGTTCTGCTCGTCGGGGGCTGGTGGCCAGCACGTAAACAAGACCGAGTCGGCGGTACGGATTACCCATATCCCTACGGGTATTGTGGTGTCCTGTCAGGACGAAAAGTCGCAGCTGAAAAATAAAGAACGGGCGATGAAGATCCTCCGGGCCCGCCTTTTAGATAAAGCCCGGCAGGAACAGGAAGCAGAGCTGGCGTCTGCCCGGAAGTCCCAGGTGGGTACCGGGGACCGCAGTGAGCGCATTAGAACCTACAACTTTCCCCAAAACCGGGTTACTGACCACCGGATTGGCTTAACCCTTCACCGCTTGGATGCGGTTTTAGAAGGGGATTTAGATGAAATTATTGATGCGTTAATTACCACTGACCAGGCAGAGCGCTTAAAGCAGGTGGACAGTAATGCCTAA
- the prmC gene encoding peptide chain release factor N(5)-glutamine methyltransferase, translated as MPKTLREALLWAKEVLAKAGIEMPALDAEVLLAHVLGISRVGIYTKTDRILSDFEWERFTDHVKRRAARIPLAYLTGKKEFYGLDFFVTPEVLIPRPETELMVEEGISFLRKYRGLKLIADVGTGSGAVGISIARHIPLGLFFLLDISQEALKVAKVNARHHGVYDRAIFGQGDLLEPLFYLDFKGKFSLITANLPYIPTGELKDLMPEVKKEPTLALDGGYDGLELYRRLLPQAHQLLADEGIILLEIAPYQGKAITEETRSLFQGEIKKDLAGKDRLVVLRKK; from the coding sequence ATGCCTAAAACCCTGCGGGAGGCGCTTTTATGGGCAAAAGAAGTTTTAGCTAAGGCCGGCATTGAAATGCCAGCCTTAGATGCTGAAGTCTTACTTGCCCATGTCCTTGGTATAAGCCGGGTAGGTATTTACACTAAAACCGACCGGATTCTGTCGGATTTTGAATGGGAACGCTTTACTGACCACGTAAAGCGGCGGGCGGCAAGAATACCGCTGGCATATCTTACCGGAAAAAAGGAGTTTTACGGTTTAGATTTTTTTGTAACTCCCGAAGTATTAATCCCTCGTCCGGAGACGGAACTCATGGTCGAAGAAGGAATAAGTTTTTTACGTAAATACCGGGGGCTTAAGTTAATCGCTGACGTAGGTACCGGTTCGGGGGCGGTGGGGATTTCTATTGCCCGCCATATCCCCTTAGGTTTATTTTTTCTTTTAGATATTTCTCAGGAAGCTTTAAAAGTTGCTAAAGTTAATGCTCGCCACCATGGGGTTTATGACCGGGCAATCTTTGGTCAGGGGGATTTACTGGAGCCCCTTTTTTATCTGGATTTTAAAGGGAAGTTCTCCTTGATAACCGCAAACCTTCCCTATATACCAACCGGTGAATTGAAAGACCTTATGCCTGAAGTAAAAAAAGAACCGACTTTAGCTTTAGATGGTGGCTATGATGGTTTAGAACTTTACCGCCGTTTATTACCCCAGGCCCATCAACTTTTAGCGGATGAGGGGATAATACTTTTAGAAATTGCCCCGTACCAGGGAAAAGCTATAACCGAAGAAACCCGGAGCCTTTTTCAAGGGGAAATCAAAAAAGATTTAGCCGGAAAAGACCGGCTGGTAGTTTTAAGAAAAAAATAA
- a CDS encoding L-threonylcarbamoyladenylate synthase, with product METKILTVNPENPELHIINEASAYIKKGELVAFPTETVYGLGADAFNSAAVLKIFAAKGRPQDNPLIIHIARHEDIYKVAAKVDSRAQRLIEKFWPGPLTLVLPRRAEVPEVVSAGLPTVAVRLPDHPVAVMLIEAAKTPIAAPSANRSGRPSPTSPEHVLEDLSGKIAAVLAGGSCRIGVESTVLDLTVEPPVILRPGGITPEMLAEVLGEVRHFSPQDLKAPKAPGMKYPHYAPKAPLYLIKAPDIGDSARNYLSQGKKVGLLVSYETREKYLKAFKGKLLTLGSQSNPSELLHNLYDKLREFDRMDVEIILAETYPEEGLYLALMNRLKKAAAGKFIS from the coding sequence ATGGAGACCAAAATTTTAACGGTAAATCCTGAAAATCCCGAACTACATATTATCAATGAAGCGTCCGCGTACATTAAAAAAGGAGAGCTAGTGGCGTTTCCTACCGAGACGGTTTATGGTTTAGGAGCCGATGCCTTTAACTCCGCGGCGGTATTAAAAATCTTTGCAGCCAAGGGGCGTCCTCAGGATAATCCTTTAATTATTCATATTGCCCGGCACGAAGATATATATAAAGTAGCTGCTAAGGTTGATTCTAGAGCCCAAAGACTTATCGAGAAATTTTGGCCGGGCCCTTTAACTTTAGTCCTGCCCCGGCGGGCAGAAGTTCCTGAGGTGGTTTCCGCCGGCCTTCCTACCGTTGCGGTGCGCCTTCCCGACCATCCGGTGGCGGTGATGCTGATCGAAGCGGCAAAAACCCCCATTGCCGCTCCCAGTGCCAATCGGTCTGGACGACCCAGTCCTACCAGTCCCGAGCATGTGCTTGAAGACTTATCCGGGAAAATTGCGGCGGTGTTAGCTGGCGGGTCTTGCCGCATAGGAGTTGAGTCGACGGTATTAGATTTAACGGTAGAGCCTCCGGTAATCCTAAGACCAGGAGGAATAACTCCGGAAATGTTGGCGGAAGTCTTAGGCGAGGTTCGCCACTTTAGTCCCCAAGACCTGAAGGCACCTAAGGCGCCGGGGATGAAATACCCCCATTATGCCCCGAAAGCGCCGCTTTATCTTATAAAAGCTCCGGATATTGGGGATAGCGCCCGGAACTATCTTTCCCAGGGTAAAAAAGTGGGCTTACTGGTATCTTATGAAACCCGGGAAAAATATTTAAAAGCTTTCAAAGGTAAGCTTTTAACCCTGGGGAGTCAAAGTAATCCTTCCGAACTTCTCCATAATTTATACGATAAACTCCGGGAATTTGACCGGATGGATGTGGAAATTATTTTAGCGGAGACCTACCCCGAGGAAGGTCTTTATTTGGCCTTGATGAACCGCTTAAAAAAAGCAGCAGCGGGCAAGTTTATATCATAA
- a CDS encoding manganese efflux pump MntP produces the protein MSFWEITLLAVALGTDSFSLCVGLGMGRIKRQEIIALSLTVLVYHIVMPILGWYAGDLTGRFLGRVATYIGAAILIYLGYKMIRQGLSPEDKLPTINYNLAGLLIIGLSVSMDALSVGFTLGTVKVNLWLVALTTGIIAGLMTLAGLITGRRVSKVFGERAQLVGGLILLLIAGKLIF, from the coding sequence ATGAGTTTTTGGGAAATTACTTTACTGGCAGTGGCTTTGGGTACCGACTCCTTTTCCCTGTGTGTAGGTCTGGGGATGGGGCGAATTAAACGGCAGGAAATTATCGCCCTATCCCTTACAGTTTTAGTTTACCATATCGTAATGCCTATTCTTGGCTGGTATGCTGGTGATTTAACGGGAAGGTTTTTGGGAAGGGTTGCCACTTATATCGGTGCTGCTATCTTAATCTACCTGGGCTATAAAATGATAAGGCAAGGTCTTTCTCCGGAAGACAAGCTTCCAACTATTAATTATAATCTCGCTGGACTTTTAATCATTGGCCTTTCGGTTAGTATGGATGCTTTATCGGTAGGCTTTACCCTGGGCACGGTAAAAGTAAACCTCTGGCTAGTTGCTCTCACCACTGGTATTATAGCCGGCTTAATGACCCTGGCCGGGCTAATAACAGGTCGAAGGGTAAGCAAAGTTTTCGGGGAACGGGCTCAATTAGTAGGTGGGCTAATTTTATTATTAATTGCGGGGAAGCTTATCTTTTAG
- a CDS encoding low molecular weight protein arginine phosphatase — MNILFVCTGNTCRSPMAQYLFNKIAAEKGLAHEALSVGLYALDGDPATEQAVQALQEEGIDLSSHKATRLFEGITREADLILTMSRGHKEALLQLFPDLGNKVYTLKEYVGEEGDVADPFGGDIEVYRQTALELKQLILKLIAKIEAKGAEEDENSDRV; from the coding sequence ATGAACATCTTATTTGTATGCACCGGTAATACCTGCCGAAGCCCAATGGCCCAATATTTATTTAATAAAATTGCAGCTGAAAAAGGTCTGGCCCACGAAGCGCTGTCGGTGGGGCTTTATGCCTTGGACGGCGACCCTGCTACGGAGCAGGCGGTGCAAGCCCTTCAGGAGGAAGGGATTGACCTTTCCTCCCATAAAGCAACCCGCCTTTTTGAAGGGATTACCCGGGAGGCAGACCTCATCTTGACTATGAGCCGGGGACATAAAGAAGCTCTTTTACAACTTTTTCCCGACCTGGGAAACAAAGTATATACCTTAAAAGAATATGTAGGTGAAGAAGGCGATGTAGCCGATCCCTTTGGCGGGGACATTGAGGTCTACCGGCAGACGGCTTTGGAGTTGAAACAGCTTATTTTAAAATTAATTGCTAAAATTGAAGCTAAAGGAGCGGAGGAAGATGAAAATAGCGATCGGGTCTGA
- the rpiB gene encoding ribose 5-phosphate isomerase B has protein sequence MKIAIGSDHAGFNLKEEVKKHLEKKGLLVLDKGTFSAEAVDYPDFGEAVAEAVVKKEADFGIVICGTGIGISIAANKVPGIRAALCSDTFSAHSAREHNNANVLALGARVVGTGLALDIVDTFLGASFEGGRHARRVEKIAGIEKKYLR, from the coding sequence ATGAAAATAGCGATCGGGTCTGATCATGCAGGATTTAACTTGAAAGAAGAAGTTAAAAAGCATTTGGAAAAAAAAGGCCTTTTGGTCCTTGATAAAGGCACGTTTTCAGCGGAAGCTGTCGATTACCCCGACTTTGGCGAAGCTGTGGCGGAAGCGGTGGTAAAAAAAGAAGCGGATTTTGGTATTGTAATCTGCGGCACGGGGATAGGTATTTCCATTGCTGCCAATAAAGTGCCCGGCATTCGAGCAGCTTTATGCTCGGATACTTTTTCTGCTCATTCGGCCCGGGAGCATAACAATGCCAACGTCTTAGCCTTGGGGGCCCGGGTAGTGGGGACAGGCCTTGCTCTTGACATAGTAGATACTTTTCTGGGAGCCTCCTTTGAAGGTGGCCGCCACGCCCGCCGGGTAGAAAAAATAGCGGGAATAGAGAAGAAATATTTGAGATAA
- the glyA gene encoding serine hydroxymethyltransferase has translation MTHLNFRLKEVDPEIFAAMEQELSRQREKIELIASENFVSRAVMEAMGSHLTNKYAEGLPGKRYYGGCEYVDVVENLARERAKQLFGAEHVNVQPHSGAQANMAAYMAFLEPGDTVLGMNLAHGGHLTHGSPVNFSGKLYNFISYGVEPDTEKINYEKVFELAYKHKPKMIVAGASAYPRVIDFRHLKEIADEVGAYLMVDMAHIAGLVAVGLHPSPIPYADVVTTTTHKTLRGPRGGVIFCKAEHAAKIDKTVFPGVQGGPLMHVIAAKAVAFKEALTPEFKEYQQQVVKNAKALAQELGHQGLRLVSGGTDNHLMLVDVRPVGLTGKRAEQLLDEIGVTVNKNAIPYDPESPNVTSGIRIGTPAVTSRGMKEGEMAEIAEIIALVLKNPEKEEKHREAARKVQDLLNRFPLYDKLPYNG, from the coding sequence ATGACCCATCTAAATTTTCGCTTAAAAGAGGTAGACCCCGAAATTTTTGCGGCGATGGAGCAAGAACTCTCCCGGCAACGGGAAAAGATTGAGCTTATTGCCTCCGAAAACTTTGTAAGCCGGGCCGTAATGGAGGCGATGGGTAGCCACCTTACCAATAAGTACGCCGAAGGTCTTCCTGGCAAACGGTACTACGGGGGCTGCGAATATGTGGACGTGGTGGAAAATCTGGCCCGGGAGCGGGCTAAACAGCTTTTTGGCGCGGAGCACGTCAACGTTCAACCCCATTCCGGCGCTCAGGCCAACATGGCAGCCTATATGGCTTTTTTGGAACCAGGCGATACGGTTTTGGGGATGAATCTTGCCCACGGGGGACACCTAACCCACGGAAGTCCGGTAAATTTTTCCGGAAAACTTTACAACTTTATAAGCTACGGGGTCGAACCGGATACCGAAAAAATAAATTACGAAAAGGTCTTTGAGCTTGCCTATAAACATAAGCCCAAGATGATTGTTGCCGGGGCGTCAGCTTATCCCCGGGTGATCGACTTTCGGCACTTAAAGGAAATTGCCGATGAAGTAGGCGCTTATCTCATGGTTGACATGGCCCATATTGCCGGATTAGTTGCGGTAGGGCTCCATCCCTCTCCAATCCCATATGCCGATGTGGTCACCACTACCACCCATAAAACCCTGCGTGGCCCCCGGGGCGGTGTAATTTTCTGCAAAGCCGAACACGCCGCCAAAATCGATAAAACCGTTTTTCCAGGGGTGCAGGGGGGCCCCTTAATGCATGTTATTGCCGCAAAAGCGGTGGCTTTTAAAGAAGCCTTAACTCCGGAATTTAAAGAGTACCAGCAGCAAGTGGTGAAAAACGCTAAAGCTTTAGCCCAGGAATTGGGGCATCAAGGCTTAAGATTAGTATCGGGTGGTACTGATAACCATCTAATGCTGGTCGATGTGCGCCCAGTCGGACTTACCGGTAAAAGGGCAGAACAACTCTTGGATGAAATTGGGGTTACGGTAAACAAAAATGCTATTCCCTATGATCCCGAATCCCCTAACGTCACTTCGGGCATTCGGATTGGCACCCCGGCGGTAACTTCTCGGGGCATGAAAGAAGGAGAAATGGCTGAAATTGCCGAAATTATAGCTCTGGTCTTAAAGAACCCGGAAAAGGAAGAAAAACACCGGGAGGCAGCCCGAAAAGTACAGGACCTGTTAAATCGCTTCCCGCTGTACGATAAGTTACCGTATAATGGGTAA
- a CDS encoding deoxycytidylate deaminase: protein MRPSWDEYFMQITEVVKTRSTCLRRQVGAVLVKDNRVLATGYNGAPKGVAHCETVGCLREQEHIPSGQRHELCRGLHAEQNAIIQAAVYGVSTPGSTIYITHQPCSLCAKMLINAGVVRVVYKGEYPDPLAMRLFQEAGILVEKYGEG from the coding sequence ATGCGTCCGTCCTGGGATGAGTATTTTATGCAAATAACCGAGGTAGTAAAGACCCGCTCCACCTGCCTGCGGCGGCAGGTAGGTGCGGTTTTGGTAAAAGATAATCGGGTTTTAGCTACCGGCTATAACGGTGCTCCCAAAGGGGTTGCCCACTGCGAGACCGTGGGCTGCCTTCGGGAGCAGGAGCACATCCCCTCCGGCCAACGCCACGAACTCTGCCGGGGGCTTCACGCTGAACAAAACGCCATAATCCAGGCGGCGGTTTATGGAGTATCTACTCCCGGTAGCACTATCTATATAACCCACCAGCCCTGCTCTCTGTGTGCCAAAATGCTGATCAATGCCGGGGTAGTCCGGGTGGTTTACAAAGGGGAGTATCCGGATCCTCTGGCGATGCGGCTTTTTCAGGAAGCGGGAATTTTAGTGGAAAAGTACGGGGAGGGATAA
- a CDS encoding MazG-like family protein — MEQKIIALPRLNGLTPTLESTALKLMEEAGELAQAIGKFRGLSGERGLSEEEVAKLITKELLDVAQTAVSMMFVLEEMYGVDIEKALREHIDKLIQKGYLKR, encoded by the coding sequence ATGGAGCAAAAAATTATTGCACTACCCCGTTTAAATGGACTTACACCTACTTTAGAGTCTACGGCTTTAAAACTTATGGAAGAAGCCGGGGAGTTGGCCCAGGCTATTGGCAAGTTTCGCGGGCTTTCCGGGGAGCGGGGCTTATCCGAAGAAGAAGTGGCCAAGCTTATTACCAAGGAGCTCCTTGATGTAGCCCAGACGGCAGTATCGATGATGTTTGTTTTAGAAGAAATGTACGGCGTAGATATTGAAAAAGCCCTAAGAGAGCATATTGATAAACTAATCCAAAAAGGATATTTAAAACGGTAG
- the wecB gene encoding non-hydrolyzing UDP-N-acetylglucosamine 2-epimerase, which translates to MPKILLIFGTRPEAIKMAPVYKILKESPEFETSLAVTAQHREMLDQVLELFNITPDFDLNLMTPRQTLPDLTARALLGLADVLEEARPDMVLVHGDTTTTFVGALAAFYRQIPVGHVEAGLRTGNKYSPWPEEMNRKLTGALTDLHFAPTKTSRDNLLKEGVSPEKIFVTGNTVIDALFYTVKENYKFSPEIEKILNQPGRIILMTTHRRENWGEPLKNIYRGVLKILAEVEDVRIVFPVHKNPVVREAVKEVMGEHPRVYLVEPMDYEPFANLMARSYLVLTDSGGMQEEAPSLGKPVLVLRDTTERPEAVEAGTVRLIGSGEEAVYRNLKELLTDKEAYHKMANAVNPYGDGKAAQRIYQALKYYYKIDPTPPEEFSANS; encoded by the coding sequence ATGCCGAAAATACTTTTAATCTTTGGTACTCGGCCGGAAGCCATAAAAATGGCGCCGGTGTATAAAATATTAAAAGAATCTCCGGAATTTGAAACGAGCTTAGCGGTTACCGCCCAGCACCGAGAAATGCTGGACCAGGTTTTAGAGCTTTTTAACATTACTCCGGACTTCGACTTAAACCTGATGACCCCCCGGCAGACCCTGCCGGATTTAACCGCCCGGGCCCTTTTAGGTCTTGCGGACGTTTTAGAAGAGGCCAGGCCCGATATGGTATTAGTCCACGGCGATACCACCACTACCTTTGTGGGGGCTCTAGCAGCCTTTTACCGGCAAATCCCGGTAGGCCACGTGGAAGCAGGCCTTCGCACCGGGAATAAATACTCCCCCTGGCCGGAGGAAATGAACCGTAAACTTACCGGGGCGCTAACCGATCTTCATTTTGCACCAACCAAAACTTCCCGGGACAACCTCTTAAAAGAAGGGGTAAGCCCGGAAAAAATTTTTGTCACCGGTAATACCGTCATTGATGCGCTTTTTTACACTGTAAAAGAAAACTATAAGTTTAGCCCGGAAATAGAAAAGATCCTAAACCAGCCGGGCAGGATTATTTTAATGACCACCCACCGGCGGGAAAACTGGGGAGAACCGTTAAAAAATATCTACCGCGGGGTATTGAAAATCCTTGCCGAGGTCGAAGACGTCCGCATAGTTTTTCCGGTCCATAAAAACCCGGTGGTCCGGGAAGCGGTAAAAGAAGTAATGGGGGAGCATCCCCGGGTCTACTTAGTAGAACCTATGGACTACGAACCTTTTGCTAATTTAATGGCCCGGTCGTACCTGGTACTTACCGATTCCGGCGGGATGCAGGAAGAAGCCCCGTCTTTAGGTAAGCCGGTGTTGGTGTTAAGGGATACTACTGAACGACCGGAAGCGGTAGAGGCAGGAACGGTGCGGTTAATTGGTAGCGGTGAAGAGGCGGTTTATCGAAATTTAAAAGAGCTTCTTACCGACAAAGAAGCGTATCATAAAATGGCCAATGCCGTAAACCCCTATGGCGATGGTAAAGCGGCTCAAAGAATATATCAAGCATTAAAGTATTATTATAAAATAGACCCAACTCCTCCGGAAGAATTTTCTGCAAATTCTTGA
- a CDS encoding AtpZ/AtpI family protein, producing MPEKGNGNKNPYYFLARSVQLATTMVFSVVGGVWLGGILDKKFATYPWLTFVFLVLGVATAFKVIFEFTREK from the coding sequence ATGCCGGAAAAGGGCAACGGCAACAAAAACCCTTATTATTTTTTGGCAAGATCCGTGCAACTGGCTACCACCATGGTATTTTCCGTGGTAGGTGGTGTTTGGCTGGGAGGCATCCTGGATAAAAAGTTTGCCACCTATCCCTGGCTTACCTTTGTTTTTTTGGTGCTAGGGGTCGCTACCGCTTTTAAAGTGATTTTTGAATTTACCCGGGAAAAATAA